Proteins from one Bacteroides zhangwenhongii genomic window:
- a CDS encoding tyrosine-type recombinase/integrase, with the protein MLNVLTFMKEVADGLQMGGNFGTAHVYRSSLNAIIAYCGGEDFTFNEITPEWLKGFEIHLRKRKCSWNTVSTYMRILRAVYNRAVDNNEAKYIPRLFRYVYTGTRAEHQRALETGDVEKIFAGLILLSGVNPAMQRARHFFILMFLMRGMPFVDLAYLRKSDLHGNVITYRRRKTGRPLSVTLTNEAMRIVRMYMNQDVHSPYLFSFLRSPEGTMEAYREYQLALRSFNRQLLILGEFLGIPNRLSSYTARHTWATTAYYCEVHPGIISQSMGHSSITVTETYLKPFQNKKIDEANKLIIDFIKRSFDCVII; encoded by the coding sequence ATGTTGAACGTACTGACATTTATGAAAGAAGTAGCCGATGGGTTACAAATGGGAGGAAACTTTGGGACCGCCCATGTATATCGCAGCAGTCTCAATGCCATTATCGCTTATTGTGGGGGTGAAGATTTTACATTTAACGAGATCACGCCGGAGTGGTTAAAGGGGTTCGAGATTCATCTTCGTAAGCGCAAGTGCAGTTGGAATACAGTGTCCACTTATATGCGCATACTTCGTGCCGTGTATAATCGTGCTGTCGACAACAATGAGGCGAAATATATCCCTCGTTTGTTCCGTTACGTTTATACCGGAACCCGGGCGGAACATCAACGTGCTTTGGAGACAGGGGACGTGGAAAAGATATTTGCCGGATTAATTTTATTATCCGGAGTAAATCCGGCCATGCAACGCGCACGACACTTTTTTATTCTTATGTTCCTGATGCGCGGTATGCCTTTCGTTGATCTCGCTTATCTTCGTAAAAGTGATCTGCATGGCAATGTCATCACTTACCGCAGACGGAAAACAGGACGTCCCCTTTCGGTGACCTTGACTAATGAGGCGATGAGAATAGTAAGAATGTATATGAATCAGGATGTACATTCCCCCTATCTGTTTTCGTTCTTAAGAAGTCCTGAAGGGACAATGGAAGCTTATCGGGAGTATCAGTTGGCACTACGCAGTTTCAATCGCCAATTATTGATATTAGGAGAGTTTTTGGGAATACCGAACAGATTAAGTTCGTACACCGCCCGGCATACTTGGGCTACTACCGCTTATTATTGCGAGGTGCATCCTGGAATTATTTCACAGTCTATGGGGCATTCATCCATTACTGTGACCGAGACGTATTTAAAGCCATTTCAGAATAAGAAAATTGATGAAGCAAACAAACTCATTATTGATTTTATTAAACGCTCTTTCGATTGCGTAATCATCTGA
- a CDS encoding histone H1 yields the protein MKELVEKVAALYADFAKDANAQIENGNKAAGTRARKASLEIEKAMKEFRKASLEASKK from the coding sequence ATGAAAGAATTGGTAGAAAAAGTAGCAGCTCTGTATGCTGACTTCGCAAAAGATGCTAACGCTCAGATTGAAAACGGTAACAAAGCAGCAGGAACTCGCGCTCGTAAAGCTTCTTTGGAAATCGAAAAAGCAATGAAAGAATTCCGTAAAGCATCTTTGGAAGCTTCTAAAAAGTAA
- a CDS encoding AlbA family DNA-binding domain-containing protein produces the protein MKPLTDTDYIHTLIAEGEHQQQDFKFEISDARKIAKTLSAFANTDGGRLLIGVKDNGKIAGVRSEEEKYMIEAAAQLYCVPEVEYTMQTYIVEGRQVLVVTIEETLHKPVYAKDETGKPLAYLRIKDENILATPIHLRVWQQSDNPRGELIRYTEREQLLLDQLEHGTLLSLNRYCRQTGISRRAAEHLLAKFVRYGIAEPVFENHKFYFRMKGE, from the coding sequence ATGAAACCGCTTACAGATACCGATTATATACATACTTTGATTGCTGAAGGAGAGCATCAACAACAGGACTTCAAATTTGAAATTTCCGATGCACGCAAGATAGCCAAAACCTTGTCCGCTTTTGCCAACACCGACGGAGGAAGATTGCTTATTGGCGTGAAAGACAATGGAAAAATAGCAGGCGTACGTTCCGAAGAGGAGAAATATATGATTGAGGCGGCCGCACAACTTTATTGTGTGCCCGAAGTGGAATATACAATGCAAACATACATAGTAGAAGGACGACAGGTATTGGTAGTCACTATCGAAGAGACCCTTCACAAACCGGTGTATGCCAAAGACGAAACCGGAAAACCGCTCGCCTATCTCCGTATCAAGGACGAAAACATATTGGCGACACCTATACATCTCCGCGTGTGGCAACAGAGCGACAATCCCCGTGGCGAACTAATCCGTTACACTGAACGTGAACAGCTTTTGCTCGATCAACTGGAACACGGTACTTTACTATCACTCAACCGTTATTGTCGTCAGACAGGAATCTCACGCCGTGCCGCCGAACATCTGCTTGCCAAATTCGTTCGTTATGGTATTGCAGAACCTGTATTCGAAAATCATAAATTCTACTTCCGGATGAAAGGTGAATGA